A single Antechinus flavipes isolate AdamAnt ecotype Samford, QLD, Australia chromosome 5, AdamAnt_v2, whole genome shotgun sequence DNA region contains:
- the LOC127564087 gene encoding olfactory receptor 6C2-like, translating to MRNHTGITLFILRGLTDDPQLQVLLLIFLFLTYILSVTGNLTIITLTLVDQHLKTPMYFFLGNFSFLELSFTTVCIPRFLYNMSTGDYTVSYNGCFTQLFFGILFGASEFFLLAAMSYDRYVAICKPLHYAAIINNKVCNQLLLSCWVSGSMIIIPIISFGLQLEFCDSNIIDHFVCDISPLLEISCSDTQFMERMVLALAVFTLIITLVLVVLSYAYIIRTILRFPSAEQRKKAFSTCSSHMIVVSMTYGTCIFIYIKLPTKEGVALNKVVSVLATSVAPVMNPFIYTLRNKQVIKAFRDTLKKIVLISKL from the coding sequence ATGAGAAATCATACAGGGATAACATTGTTCATTCTTCGGGGATTAACAGATGACCCACAGCTGCAGGTTCTGCTTTTGATCTTTCTGTTTCTGACCTACATCCTGAGTGTAACTGGGAACTTGACCATCATCACCCTCACTTTAGTGGATCAGCACCTTAAAACCCCAATGTATTTTTTCCTCGGaaacttttctttcttagaaTTGTCATTCACAACTGTCTGTATTCCCAGATTCCTGTACAACATGTCAACTGGAGACTATACTGTGTCCTATAATGGATGTTTCACTCAATTATTTTTTGGAATTCTCTTTGGAGCCTCAGAGTTTTTTCTCTTGGCTGCCATGTCTTATGACCGCTATGTAGCTATCTGCAAACCCCTGCACTATGCAGCCATCATAAACAACAAAGTCTGTAATCAGCTCCTCCTGAGTTGTTGGGTGTCTGGGTCGATGATTATCATTCCAATAATTAGTTTTGGTCTTCAGCTAGAATTCTGTGACTCCAATATCATTGACCATTTTGTCTGTGATATATCACCCTTGCTGGAGATCTCATGCTCTGATACACAGTTCATGGAAAGAATGGTTTTAGCCCTTGCTGTGTTCACACTCATCATCACCTTAGTGTTGGTGGTTCTATCTTATGCATATATCATTAGAACTATTTTGAGATTCCCTTCAgctgagcaaagaaaaaaagccttttctacttGTTCCTCCCACATGATTGTTGTCTCCATGACTTATGGAACCTGTATCTTCATCTATATCAAACTTCCTACCAAAGAAGGGGTGGCTTTGAATAAGGTAGTGTCAGTACTTGCAACCTCAGTAGCACCTGTAATGAACCCCTTTATTTATACTCTGAGGAATAAACAAGTAATTAAAGCTTTTAGAGACACATTGAAAAAGATTGTTTTGATTTCAAAGTTATAA
- the LOC127538698 gene encoding olfactory receptor 6C2-like, whose product MRNYTGIVFILRGLTDDPQLKILLLIFLFLSYILSVTGNLTIITLTLMDQHLKTPMYFFLRNFSFLELSFTTACIPRFLYNMSTGDYTVTYNGCFTQLFFGILFGASEFFLLAAMSYDRYVAICKPLHYAAIINNKVCNQLLLSCWVSGLMIIIPIVSFGLQLEFCDSNIIDHFVCDISPLLEITCSDTQFIERMVLALAVFTLIITLVLVVLSYAYIIRTILRFPSAEQRKKAFSTCSSHMIVVSMTYGTCIFIYIKPSEREGVALNKVVSVLATSVAPVMNPFIYTLRNKQVIKAFRDALKKIVLISAIKGN is encoded by the coding sequence ATGAGAAACTATACAGGGATAGTGTTTATTCTCCGGGGACTGACAGATGACCCACAGTTGAAGATTCTGCTTTtgatctttctgtttttgtcctacatCCTGAGTGTAACTGGGAACTTGACCATCATCACCCTCACTTTAATGGATCAGCACCTTAAAACCccaatgtattttttcctcagGAACTTTTCTTTCTTAGAATTATCATTCACAACTGCCTGTATTCCCAGATTCCTGTACAACATGTCAACTGGAGACTATACTGTGACCTATAATGGATGTTTCACTCAATTATTTTTTGGAATTCTCTTTGGGGCCTCAGAGTTTTTTCTCTTGGCTGCCATGTCTTATGACCGCTATGTGGCTATCTGCAAACCCCTGCACTATGCAGCCATCATAAACAACAAAGTCTGTAATCAGCTCCTCCTGAGTTGTTGGGTGTCTGGGTTGATGATTATCATTCCAATAGTTAGTTTTGGTCTTCAGCTAGAATTCTGTGACTCCAATATCATTGACCATTTTGTCTGTGATATATCACCATTGCTGGAGATCACATGCTCTGATACACAGTTCATAGAAAGAATGGTTTTAGCCCTTGCTGTGTTCACACTCATCATTACCTTAGTGTTGGTGGTTCTATCTTATGCATATATCATTAGAACTATTCTGAGATTCCCTTCAGCTGAGCAAAGGAAAAAAGCCTTTTCCACTTGTTCCTCCCACATGATTGTTGTCTCCATGACTTATGGAACCTGCATCTTCATCTATATCAAACCTTCTGAAAGAGAAGGAGTAGCTTTGAATAAAGTAGTGTCAGTACTTGCAACCTCAGTTGCCCCTGTAATGAACCCTTTTATTTATACCCTAAGGAATAAACAAGTGATTAAAGCTTTTAGAGATGCATTGAAAAAGATTGTTTTGATTTCAGCTATAAAAGGAAATTGA
- the LOC127564086 gene encoding olfactory receptor 6C2-like, giving the protein MLSFSINSLLLNFKTFQGFGEQNHSLRREVTAERSIKSHRSEMRNYTGIVFILRGLTDDPQLKILLLIFLFLSYILSVTGNLTIITLTLVDQHLKTPMYFFLRNFSFLELSFTTACIPRFLYNMSTGDYTVTYNGCFTQLFFGILFGASEFFLLAAMSYDRYVAICKPLHYAAIINNRVCNQLLLSCWVSGSMVIIPVVGFGLQLEFCDSNIIDHFVCDISPLLEITCSDTQFIERMVLALAVFTLIITLVLVVLSYAYIIRTILRFPSAKQRKKAFSTCSSHMIVVSMTYGTCIFIYIKPSERQGVALNKVVLVLATSVAPVMNPFIYTLRNEQVIKAFRDALKKIVLISKL; this is encoded by the coding sequence ATCCATTAAAAGCCATAGATCAGAAATGAGAAACTATACAGGGATAGTGTTTATTCTCCGGGGACTGACAGATGACCCACAGTTGAAGATTCTGCTTTtgatctttctgtttctgtcctaCATCCTGAGTGTAACTGGGAACTTGACCATCATCACCCTCACATTAGTGGATCAGCACCTTAAAACCccaatgtattttttcctcagGAACTTTTCTTTCTTAGAATTGTCATTCACAACTGCCTGTATTCCCAGATTCCTGTACAACATGTCAACTGGAGACTATACTGTGACCTATAATGGATGTTTCACTCAATTATTTTTTGGAATTCTCTTTGGGGCCTCAGAGTTTTTTCTCTTGGCTGCCATGTCTTATGACCGTTATGTGGCTATCTGCAAACCCCTGCACTATGCAGCCATCATAAACAACAGAGTCTGTAATCAGCTCCTCCTGAGTTGTTGGGTGTCTGGGTCGATGGTTATCATTCCAGTAGTTGGTTTTGGTCTTCAGCTAGAATTCTGTGACTCCAATATCATTGACCATTTTGTCTGTGATATATCACCATTGCTGGAGATCACATGCTCTGATACACAGTTCATAGAAAGAATGGTTTTAGCCCTTGCTGTGTTCACACTCATCATCACCTTAGTGTTGGTGGTTCTATCTTATGCATATATCATTAGAACTATTCTGAGATTCCCTTCAgctaagcaaaggaaaaaagccTTTTCCACTTGTTCCTCCCACATGATTGTTGTCTCCATGACTTATGGAACCTGCATCTTCATTTATATCAAACCTTCTGAAAGACAAGGAGTGGCTTTGAATAAAGTAGTGTTAGTACTTGCAACCTCAGTGGCACCTGTAATGAACCCTTTTATTTATACCCTGAGAAATGAACAAGTGATTAAAGCTTTTAGAGATGCATTGAAAAAGATTGTTTTGATTTCAAAGTTATAA